A region of Dehalococcoidia bacterium DNA encodes the following proteins:
- the gltX gene encoding glutamate--tRNA ligase has translation MTVRVRFPPSPTGEPHVGNLRTALFNWLFARHHGGVFILRIEDTDRERQVPGAVEAIMDALLWLGLSWDEGPHPQDPSRDVGPFGPYVQSRRLELYQRHARLLVEAGHAYYCYCSPERLERVRQEMMRRRLPPRYDRHCRDLSQEERQALEASGVTPVVRFKTPLSGETSFHDLIRGQITVRNETLDDFVLLKSDGYPVYHLASVVDDHFMRVSHVLRGEEWIPSTPRHVLLYEAFGWEPPKFAHLPIILGPDRAKLSKRHGDTSVRELRERGYLPEALFNFLGLLGWSLDDHTEIISRETFIRHFDLDRVSPSPAIFNREKLDWMNGVYIRSLSSQELAQRLKPYLARALGPVDDELLLRATPLLQERIRTLAEAVEMAAFLFLPGEVEFSLQDLLGKRFADSPQEAARALAAAIEGLETLASWDAQALEALLRPMAQKLGLKTGDFFMLLRVAVTGRTVSPPLFQSMELVGKERTLLRLRSAVARLQPYVSAS, from the coding sequence ATGACGGTTAGGGTCCGTTTCCCTCCTTCTCCCACCGGGGAGCCGCACGTGGGCAACCTGCGCACCGCCCTCTTCAACTGGCTTTTTGCCCGCCACCATGGGGGCGTCTTCATCCTCCGTATCGAGGATACGGACCGCGAACGTCAGGTGCCGGGGGCGGTAGAGGCCATCATGGACGCCCTCCTCTGGCTGGGCTTGTCATGGGATGAGGGCCCCCATCCTCAGGACCCGTCGCGGGATGTGGGGCCCTTCGGGCCGTATGTGCAGTCTCGCCGTCTCGAGCTTTATCAGCGTCACGCGCGTCTGTTGGTGGAGGCCGGCCACGCCTACTATTGCTACTGCTCCCCTGAGCGGCTAGAGCGGGTGCGGCAGGAGATGATGCGTAGAAGGCTCCCGCCTCGCTACGACCGACATTGTCGCGACCTGAGCCAGGAGGAGAGGCAGGCCCTGGAGGCCAGTGGCGTCACGCCGGTGGTGCGCTTCAAGACCCCCCTCTCCGGGGAGACATCCTTCCACGACCTCATCCGCGGCCAGATCACGGTGCGCAATGAGACGCTGGACGACTTTGTGCTCCTAAAGTCTGATGGCTATCCCGTCTATCACCTGGCCAGCGTGGTGGACGATCACTTCATGCGCGTAAGCCACGTCTTGCGGGGGGAGGAGTGGATCCCCTCCACCCCCAGGCACGTGCTGCTGTATGAGGCCTTCGGTTGGGAGCCTCCCAAGTTCGCTCACCTCCCCATCATCTTGGGCCCAGACCGTGCCAAGCTCTCCAAGCGCCACGGTGACACCTCCGTGCGGGAACTGCGGGAGCGGGGCTATCTGCCAGAGGCCCTCTTCAACTTCCTAGGCCTCTTGGGCTGGTCCTTGGACGATCACACCGAGATCATCTCTCGGGAGACCTTCATCCGCCATTTCGATCTGGACCGGGTATCCCCCAGCCCGGCCATCTTCAACCGTGAGAAGCTGGACTGGATGAACGGCGTCTATATCCGCTCCTTGTCCTCCCAGGAGCTGGCACAACGCCTTAAGCCCTACCTGGCCCGTGCCCTAGGCCCTGTGGACGATGAGCTCCTCCTGCGGGCTACGCCCCTCCTGCAGGAGCGTATCCGTACCTTGGCCGAGGCGGTGGAGATGGCTGCCTTCCTCTTCCTGCCTGGGGAGGTGGAGTTCTCCCTGCAGGACCTCTTAGGCAAGCGGTTCGCCGACTCTCCCCAGGAGGCGGCGCGGGCTTTGGCGGCGGCCATCGAAGGCTTGGAAACATTGGCCTCCTGGGATGCCCAGGCCCTAGAGGCCCTTTTGCGCCCTATGGCCCAAAAGCTGGGCCTCAAGACGGGGGACTTCTTCATGCTCCTACGGGTGGCGGTCACGGGCCGCACCGTCTCTCCTCCCTTGTTCCAGAGCATGGAGCTGGTGGGCAAGGAGCGCACCCTCCTGCGTCTGCGCTCCGCCGTGGCTCGCCTTCAGCCATACGTTTCGGCCTCATAA
- a CDS encoding glycosyltransferase family 2 protein — MSVTIPTRNAAATLGRCLESVRRQAYKAVEVLVVDGGSCDGTQEVAAAYGATVVEVKGGLLAARIAGAQMARGEYVLLLDADQVLAPGALERAVAMAEQGGYDMLVLEEVSLPPRNFWQKLFAAHRRLIHFYLDEKALDPIKGTVLPRFFRRRLLLEAMDAIPEGLRKEVVHHDHAIIYLEARRLSSKVGILPRAVFHQEPASLREIVARNFRYGRSLAALEGPNPYSRLVRRRDGYIWPRGLAWRHLPLVVQSALLLTMLKAIQQAGLLWEKARRAALARPLRLRG, encoded by the coding sequence GTGTCGGTAACCATCCCCACCCGCAACGCCGCCGCCACTCTGGGGCGGTGCTTGGAGTCGGTGCGTCGGCAGGCGTATAAGGCGGTGGAGGTGTTGGTGGTGGATGGTGGGTCCTGTGATGGCACCCAAGAGGTAGCGGCGGCGTATGGGGCGACGGTGGTGGAGGTGAAGGGTGGGCTGCTAGCCGCCCGCATCGCCGGCGCCCAGATGGCTCGTGGGGAGTATGTCCTGCTGCTGGATGCCGACCAGGTATTAGCGCCCGGGGCCCTAGAGAGGGCGGTGGCCATGGCAGAGCAGGGGGGTTACGACATGCTAGTCCTGGAGGAGGTGTCCCTACCTCCGCGCAACTTTTGGCAGAAGCTCTTTGCCGCCCACCGCCGCCTCATCCATTTCTATCTCGATGAGAAGGCTCTGGACCCCATTAAGGGCACCGTCCTGCCCCGCTTCTTCCGTCGCCGTCTGTTGTTGGAGGCGATGGATGCCATACCCGAGGGGCTACGCAAGGAGGTGGTGCATCACGATCATGCCATCATCTACCTGGAGGCCCGGCGGCTCTCCTCCAAGGTAGGGATCCTGCCACGGGCCGTGTTCCACCAGGAGCCTGCCAGCCTGAGGGAGATAGTGGCCCGCAACTTCCGCTACGGCCGTAGCCTGGCCGCCCTAGAGGGGCCCAATCCCTATTCTCGTCTGGTGCGGCGGCGGGACGGCTACATCTGGCCTCGTGGCTTGGCCTGGCGCCATCTACCCCTGGTGGTGCAGTCGGCCCTCCTTCTCACCATGTTGAAGGCCATACAACAGGCCGGGCTCTTGTGGGAGAAGGCACGACGGGCTGCCTTGGCAAGGCCGCTAAGGTTAAGGGGGTGA
- a CDS encoding glycosyltransferase family 1 protein yields MTFVVTVGRGSMDLYSRKLAQHLRVPKFFSDIYQRVAEQFNVPLFSCASLRSLWEDMRFLCALKRLGDAVHFPNHHMGRYALFLGRPYIITVHDLIRYFDLRGRTVLIHRPNLRDRIYLSLDYAGIRRAPAIIAISHTTKRDLVRHLGIPEERIFVVYHGVDHDLFRPVEERPIDEPYILFVGSEHPRKNLFTLLKAFKLLKGMDRRFRHLKLVKVGAAGGGEAPFRERTLKAIAQLGLDGDVVFAGVVSDEELPAYYSGAECLVFPSLYEGFGFPVLEAMASGCPVIVSSAGSLPEVAGDAALVVEPLDARALAEAMHALLTDGSLRRRLVQQGLKRASQFTWEKAARETEAVYQQVEAKAA; encoded by the coding sequence ATGACTTTCGTGGTCACCGTAGGTCGGGGGTCCATGGATCTTTATTCCCGCAAGTTGGCCCAGCACCTGCGGGTGCCCAAGTTCTTCTCCGACATCTACCAGCGGGTGGCGGAACAGTTCAACGTGCCACTTTTCAGCTGCGCTTCCCTGCGCAGCCTGTGGGAAGACATGCGCTTCCTGTGCGCCCTTAAGCGGCTGGGGGATGCGGTGCACTTTCCCAATCACCATATGGGCCGCTATGCCCTCTTCCTGGGGCGGCCCTACATCATCACTGTCCACGATCTCATCCGGTACTTTGACCTAAGGGGCCGCACCGTCCTCATCCACCGCCCCAACCTGCGCGACCGGATATATCTGAGCCTCGACTACGCAGGGATCCGCCGTGCTCCGGCCATCATCGCCATCTCGCACACCACTAAGCGCGATCTGGTGCGGCATTTAGGCATACCCGAGGAGCGCATATTCGTGGTTTATCATGGTGTTGACCATGACCTCTTCCGGCCAGTGGAGGAGAGGCCTATAGACGAGCCCTACATCTTGTTTGTGGGCTCGGAGCATCCCCGCAAGAACCTCTTCACCCTTCTCAAGGCCTTCAAACTCCTGAAGGGAATGGACAGGCGTTTCCGTCACCTCAAGCTAGTAAAGGTGGGGGCAGCGGGGGGTGGTGAGGCCCCCTTCCGTGAGCGCACCCTCAAGGCCATAGCCCAACTGGGGCTGGACGGGGATGTGGTCTTCGCCGGCGTGGTGTCCGATGAAGAGCTGCCCGCCTATTATTCGGGCGCCGAGTGCCTCGTCTTCCCATCCCTTTATGAGGGGTTTGGTTTCCCCGTGTTGGAGGCCATGGCCTCTGGGTGTCCTGTAATCGTCAGCAGCGCTGGGTCCCTGCCAGAGGTGGCCGGTGACGCCGCCCTGGTGGTGGAGCCTCTCGATGCCCGGGCCCTGGCCGAGGCGATGCATGCGCTGCTCACAGACGGGTCGCTGCGGCGCCGTCTCGTCCAGCAAGGGCTCAAGCGCGCCTCTCAATTCACCTGGGAGAAAGCGGCGCGGGAGACAGAGGCCGTCTACCAACAGGTGGAGGCCAAGGCGGCCTAG
- a CDS encoding TIGR01777 family oxidoreductase, giving the protein MRIAMTGATGLIGSALAPALAAQGHEIIRLVRRNPRAEAGEYYFDPLVEQMDWRALEGVEAVIHLAGENIGQRWTRQAKERIHRSRVVGAAMLVRAMKEAPQRPRVFISASAVGYYGPRGHEPITEEAGPGQGFLARVCQEWEAAAMAAHEMGVRVVLARMGVVLSARGGALARLLPIFRLGLGGPVGSGQQYVSWVALDDVVAAFLWLLEKEELTGPFNVTSPEPVTFAELAQTLGRVLGRPAFLRVPGFLLRLALGEMAQETLLSGQRALPKRLLDSGFQFRFPRLEEALHHLLGRS; this is encoded by the coding sequence ATGCGCATCGCCATGACCGGGGCCACAGGCCTTATCGGCTCCGCTTTGGCGCCTGCTCTGGCGGCTCAGGGGCACGAGATCATTCGGCTGGTGCGTCGAAACCCCCGTGCTGAGGCTGGGGAATACTACTTCGACCCCCTTGTAGAGCAGATGGACTGGCGGGCGTTAGAGGGGGTGGAGGCCGTAATACACCTAGCGGGGGAGAATATCGGCCAGCGGTGGACGCGCCAGGCGAAGGAGCGCATTCACCGCAGCCGGGTGGTGGGGGCGGCCATGTTAGTCCGGGCCATGAAGGAGGCTCCACAGCGGCCCCGCGTCTTCATATCGGCCTCAGCTGTGGGCTATTACGGCCCTCGCGGCCATGAGCCCATCACCGAGGAGGCGGGGCCGGGGCAAGGCTTCCTGGCCCGGGTATGCCAGGAGTGGGAGGCAGCAGCCATGGCTGCCCATGAGATGGGGGTGCGAGTGGTCCTGGCGCGCATGGGGGTGGTCTTAAGCGCTCGGGGCGGCGCCTTGGCCCGCCTTTTGCCCATCTTCCGCCTAGGGCTGGGAGGGCCAGTGGGGAGCGGGCAGCAGTACGTGAGCTGGGTGGCCCTAGACGACGTGGTGGCCGCCTTCCTCTGGCTTCTGGAGAAGGAAGAGCTGACGGGGCCCTTCAACGTTACCTCACCTGAACCGGTAACCTTCGCCGAGCTGGCGCAAACTTTGGGCCGGGTACTGGGGCGTCCGGCCTTCCTCCGCGTCCCTGGGTTCCTTCTGCGCCTGGCCCTGGGGGAGATGGCCCAGGAGACCCTCCTTTCTGGTCAGCGCGCCCTGCCAAAGAGGTTGCTAGACTCTGGCTTCCAATTCCGGTTCCCGCGGCTGGAGGAGGCCCTCCACCATCTGCTAGGTCGCAGCTAG
- a CDS encoding 4Fe-4S dicluster domain-containing protein — translation MAYKILDWCIGCTACTKRCPTEAISGQRNKLHVIDPAKCIDCGACGVVCPVECIADEEGDICKGFPRREWPRAYVIEENCIGSGCEQCINICPFEALYLDTSGERVSDFFGVATVIERRCTGCRLCEDVCNWGAIFVDPPREALKKKLYEEVEVPPRR, via the coding sequence ATGGCCTACAAGATCCTGGACTGGTGCATAGGGTGCACGGCCTGCACTAAGCGATGTCCCACTGAGGCCATCTCGGGACAGCGCAACAAGCTTCACGTCATCGACCCCGCGAAGTGTATCGACTGCGGCGCCTGTGGCGTGGTGTGCCCCGTGGAGTGCATAGCCGACGAGGAGGGGGACATCTGCAAGGGGTTCCCTCGGCGGGAGTGGCCGCGGGCGTACGTTATCGAGGAGAACTGCATCGGCTCTGGATGCGAGCAATGCATCAACATCTGCCCCTTCGAGGCCCTATATTTGGACACCTCTGGGGAGCGGGTAAGCGACTTCTTCGGCGTAGCCACCGTCATTGAGCGAAGGTGCACGGGTTGCCGGCTGTGCGAGGACGTTTGCAACTGGGGGGCCATCTTCGTGGACCCGCCGCGGGAGGCTCTTAAGAAGAAGCTATACGAGGAAGTAGAGGTACCTCCCCGTCGGTAG
- the sucD gene encoding succinate--CoA ligase subunit alpha, protein MSILVDRNTKVVVQGITGREGSFQTRRCIEYGTKVVAGVTPGRGGEMLDHVPIFDTVKEAVSQTDANCALIFVPAPAAADAILEAAYCEIPLIVCITEGIPVLDMVRVRRFLRGSGIRLIGPNCPGVITPGQARVGIMPGDVFMPGPVGVVSRSGTLVYEAVAQLTALGIGQSTCVGVGGDPIVGTPPVEAMRLFAQDPETKAIVLVGEIGGTFEQEVAEFIASGLEKPVIAFVAGATAPPGRRMGHAGAIIVGEAGTAQAKKRALAQAGAVVVDSPADIGIATKRVLQERGII, encoded by the coding sequence ATGAGCATCCTGGTGGACCGCAACACCAAGGTGGTGGTGCAGGGGATCACAGGAAGGGAAGGCTCTTTCCAGACCCGCCGTTGCATCGAGTACGGGACCAAGGTGGTAGCCGGTGTGACCCCTGGCCGCGGCGGCGAGATGTTGGACCACGTGCCCATCTTCGATACCGTGAAAGAGGCGGTGTCCCAGACGGACGCCAATTGTGCCCTCATCTTCGTCCCTGCCCCGGCCGCTGCCGACGCCATCCTGGAAGCTGCCTACTGCGAGATTCCCCTTATTGTGTGCATCACAGAGGGGATACCGGTTCTGGACATGGTGCGGGTGCGCCGTTTTCTGCGCGGCTCGGGCATCCGCCTCATCGGCCCCAACTGTCCAGGGGTCATCACCCCTGGTCAAGCACGGGTGGGCATAATGCCCGGGGACGTGTTCATGCCCGGGCCAGTAGGAGTCGTCTCTCGCTCCGGCACCCTGGTCTATGAGGCGGTGGCCCAGCTTACGGCCCTGGGGATAGGGCAGAGCACCTGCGTGGGTGTGGGGGGCGACCCCATCGTGGGTACCCCCCCGGTGGAGGCCATGCGCCTCTTCGCCCAGGACCCGGAGACCAAGGCCATAGTGCTGGTAGGGGAGATCGGGGGCACCTTCGAGCAAGAGGTGGCCGAGTTCATCGCGTCGGGCCTGGAGAAGCCGGTCATCGCCTTCGTGGCTGGCGCCACCGCCCCCCCGGGTCGGCGCATGGGCCATGCCGGGGCCATCATCGTAGGTGAGGCGGGCACCGCCCAGGCCAAGAAGCGGGCCCTGGCCCAGGCGGGGGCAGTGGTGGTGGATAGCCCTGCTGATATCGGCATCGCCACCAAGCGTGTCCTCCAGGAGCGGGGCATCATTTGA
- the sucC gene encoding ADP-forming succinate--CoA ligase subunit beta, which translates to MKIHEYQAKRLLEQHGVPVPRGREASSPEEAAEIARELGTAVAVKAQIHAGGRGKAGGIRLANTPAEAYEAAAQMLGRRLVTHQTGPEGRLVRMVLVEEALRPTRELYLSVVLDNSLAMPILMASDAGGVDIEEVAAQSPERIHRLPVDPAVGFQPFMGRQLGLAIGLHGEALKEAVTAMAGMYRLFVEKDCSLVEVNPLVVTEEGRLLAADAKVNFDDNALFRHPEVAALRDPHEEDPLEVQAQQMGISNYVRLSGDIGCVVNGAGLAMATMDAIKLAGGEPANFLDIGTVNNVERVVNSFRILTSDERVRAILINIFGGMARVDVIAEGIVRAYQEVEVRVPVVVRLAGTNLEAGERILAQSGLPVIRARHLGEAAEKAVAAARGALA; encoded by the coding sequence GTGAAGATCCACGAGTACCAAGCCAAGAGACTGCTGGAGCAACACGGGGTGCCTGTGCCCCGAGGTCGCGAGGCCAGCTCGCCTGAGGAGGCAGCGGAGATCGCCCGTGAGCTTGGCACCGCCGTGGCTGTCAAGGCCCAAATCCACGCCGGGGGCCGGGGAAAGGCTGGCGGCATCCGCCTGGCCAACACCCCTGCCGAGGCCTACGAGGCGGCCGCCCAGATGCTGGGCCGTCGCCTGGTGACCCACCAGACAGGGCCCGAGGGCCGACTGGTGCGCATGGTCCTTGTAGAAGAGGCCCTACGCCCTACGCGCGAGCTCTACCTGAGCGTCGTCCTGGACAACTCCCTAGCCATGCCCATCCTCATGGCCTCCGATGCCGGCGGCGTGGATATAGAAGAGGTAGCCGCCCAGAGCCCAGAGCGCATCCACCGCTTGCCAGTGGACCCGGCCGTGGGCTTCCAGCCCTTCATGGGCCGCCAACTGGGCCTGGCCATAGGCCTCCACGGCGAGGCCCTCAAGGAGGCGGTGACAGCCATGGCCGGCATGTACAGACTTTTCGTGGAGAAGGACTGCTCCCTGGTGGAGGTCAACCCCCTGGTGGTCACCGAGGAGGGACGCCTCCTAGCCGCCGACGCCAAGGTGAACTTCGACGATAACGCCCTCTTCCGCCACCCTGAGGTGGCCGCCCTTCGGGACCCCCACGAGGAGGATCCTCTAGAGGTGCAGGCCCAGCAGATGGGCATCAGCAACTATGTCCGCCTCTCCGGCGATATAGGATGCGTGGTCAACGGGGCAGGGCTGGCAATGGCCACCATGGACGCCATCAAACTGGCAGGGGGAGAGCCTGCCAACTTCCTGGATATCGGCACCGTCAATAATGTGGAGCGGGTGGTCAACTCCTTCCGCATCCTTACATCCGACGAGCGGGTGCGAGCCATCCTTATCAACATCTTTGGCGGCATGGCCCGGGTGGACGTCATCGCCGAGGGGATCGTGCGCGCCTACCAAGAGGTGGAGGTGAGGGTGCCGGTAGTGGTGCGACTGGCCGGCACCAACCTGGAGGCGGGGGAGCGAATCCTGGCCCAATCGGGCCTTCCTGTCATTCGGGCCCGCCATTTGGGGGAGGCAGCCGAGAAGGCGGTGGCCGCCGCCCGTGGCGCCTTGGCCTGA